From Dethiobacter alkaliphilus AHT 1, one genomic window encodes:
- a CDS encoding ferritin-like domain-containing protein — MDELNILRTAILNEVEGYQFYSLAAMRAEDESVKDAFNHLAKEEQQHESWLRKMYRQLSDNQTPTLEGLDVTEAPSPRIFRPGNVGTESGSLEISVYKIGILMEKESMVFYRNAAKEAQTPELKELLQRLAEWEDSHLESLQNIYDTLKEEWWGQQGFSPA, encoded by the coding sequence ATGGACGAGTTAAACATTTTAAGAACAGCCATACTGAATGAAGTGGAAGGCTATCAGTTCTACAGTCTGGCTGCCATGCGCGCCGAAGATGAATCTGTAAAAGACGCCTTTAATCATCTGGCCAAGGAGGAGCAGCAGCATGAATCCTGGTTGCGGAAAATGTATCGGCAGCTTTCGGATAACCAGACTCCCACTTTGGAGGGCCTGGATGTGACCGAGGCTCCGTCACCCAGGATATTCAGGCCGGGCAATGTAGGTACGGAATCCGGTTCTCTGGAAATCTCAGTTTATAAAATTGGTATATTGATGGAGAAAGAATCCATGGTCTTTTACCGCAATGCCGCCAAGGAAGCCCAAACTCCTGAACTCAAAGAGTTACTGCAGCGATTGGCCGAATGGGAGGACAGTCATCTGGAGTCTTTGCAGAACATTTATGACACCCTAAAAGAAGAATGGTGGGGGCAGCAGGGTTTTTCCCCGGCCTAG
- a CDS encoding PLP-dependent cysteine synthase family protein has product MKANILEAIGETPLVRINRLHTNPQVTLAVKLEGNNPGGSVKDRIAYYMLRKAEEKGELTKNKIILEPTSGNTGIGLAMAASVMGYRLVVTMSEKMSSERRKMLEVFGAELVLTPGELGTDGAIMKAREMIAKDPDRYYMPNQFANENNYMVHYETTAEEIWRQTDNKVTHFVAGMGTTGTLMGASRRLKELNPDIKIIGVEPYMNHKIQGLKNMEEAIKPAIYDSKRLDEKINVSDEDAFEMAFRLTREEGIFAGISAGAAMHAAISVANKLTSGFVVAIIPDRGDKYMSTDLFCAERCKRRRPDCLLTENLF; this is encoded by the coding sequence ATGAAAGCTAATATTCTGGAAGCCATTGGCGAAACGCCTTTGGTACGAATCAATCGTTTACATACCAATCCACAGGTTACCCTGGCTGTAAAGCTGGAGGGCAACAATCCGGGCGGAAGTGTTAAGGACCGGATTGCCTACTACATGCTGCGAAAAGCTGAAGAAAAAGGTGAACTGACCAAAAATAAAATTATCCTGGAGCCCACCAGCGGCAACACCGGCATCGGCCTGGCCATGGCTGCCTCGGTGATGGGCTATCGCCTGGTGGTGACCATGTCTGAAAAGATGAGCAGTGAGCGACGCAAAATGCTGGAGGTGTTTGGCGCCGAATTAGTACTGACTCCAGGCGAGTTGGGCACCGATGGTGCCATTATGAAGGCCCGGGAAATGATAGCCAAGGACCCGGACCGCTACTATATGCCTAACCAATTTGCCAATGAAAACAACTATATGGTACACTATGAAACAACCGCTGAAGAAATCTGGCGACAAACCGATAATAAGGTAACACACTTTGTGGCCGGTATGGGGACCACCGGCACATTAATGGGCGCTTCTAGACGCCTCAAAGAACTGAATCCCGACATTAAGATTATCGGTGTAGAGCCTTATATGAACCATAAAATCCAGGGACTCAAGAACATGGAAGAGGCCATTAAACCGGCCATATATGATTCCAAACGACTGGATGAAAAAATAAATGTCAGCGATGAAGATGCTTTTGAAATGGCCTTCCGTCTCACCCGGGAAGAAGGAATCTTTGCCGGAATTTCTGCAGGAGCAGCCATGCATGCAGCAATCAGTGTGGCCAATAAACTCACCTCAGGCTTTGTGGTTGCCATTATTCCAGACCGCGGTGATAAGTATATGTCCACCGATTTATTCTGTGCTGAACGTTGCAAAAGGCGCAGACCCGACTGCCTGTTGACGGAGAATCTCTTTTAA
- a CDS encoding GTPase, with protein sequence MPANLTPQYYEAEARYKKASTPEDKMDALQEMLSIMPKHKGTEKLQADIKKRLAQLREESQQKKKQKGGYNPFHVEKQGAGQVALAGCPNTGKSALISTLTRAKVKVADFPFTTSIPATGMMPYEDIMIQLVDTPPFTEDGAPPGLIGTFRNADMILLTIDLSSGDCLDQVETSFTLLEERGVIDREGENPVALPFLLLGMKADHPDADANLEVLKELYPQLELTPVSIHQDLTNLQETIFKILDVIRIYGKTPGKKAQLERPFILKSGSTVLDLAYTVHRDFPDKLKSALVWGSARFDGQAVAKDYVLHDKDIVELVIQ encoded by the coding sequence ATGCCGGCAAATCTCACACCGCAATATTATGAGGCAGAAGCAAGATATAAAAAAGCCAGCACCCCTGAAGACAAAATGGATGCCCTGCAGGAAATGCTCTCCATTATGCCTAAACACAAGGGCACCGAAAAACTACAGGCCGATATCAAAAAGCGCCTGGCTCAATTGCGCGAGGAAAGCCAACAGAAGAAAAAACAAAAGGGCGGCTACAACCCGTTTCATGTGGAAAAGCAAGGCGCGGGACAGGTGGCCCTTGCCGGCTGCCCCAATACAGGAAAATCGGCACTGATATCCACCCTGACCCGGGCCAAGGTAAAAGTTGCGGATTTCCCCTTTACCACTTCCATTCCCGCTACCGGTATGATGCCCTATGAAGATATCATGATTCAGTTGGTGGATACGCCGCCTTTTACCGAAGACGGTGCCCCACCGGGCCTGATAGGCACATTTCGTAACGCAGATATGATTCTGCTTACCATTGATCTTAGTTCAGGCGACTGCCTTGATCAGGTGGAAACTTCTTTTACCCTCCTGGAGGAGCGCGGCGTAATTGACAGAGAAGGCGAAAACCCGGTGGCTCTGCCCTTTCTCCTGCTGGGAATGAAAGCAGACCATCCTGACGCCGATGCTAATCTGGAAGTGTTAAAAGAGCTGTATCCACAGCTGGAGCTGACTCCCGTCTCCATCCATCAGGATTTGACCAATCTGCAGGAAACCATTTTCAAAATACTGGATGTTATCCGCATTTACGGCAAAACTCCGGGCAAAAAGGCACAGCTGGAAAGGCCCTTTATTCTTAAATCCGGTTCCACGGTCCTGGATCTGGCATACACGGTCCACCGTGATTTTCCGGATAAATTAAAAAGCGCCCTGGTTTGGGGCTCAGCCCGTTTTGACGGCCAGGCGGTGGCCAAAGATTATGTATTACACGACAAGGACATAGTTGAGCTGGTAATTCAATAA